One part of the Alistipes onderdonkii genome encodes these proteins:
- a CDS encoding alpha-L-rhamnosidase C-terminal domain-containing protein has protein sequence MRQIALLALLLAFAAAVYGQENILEKGLEGRSAADVISRRYVTPLRLVALPGELTAGVENPEALLRNFDGQLTTGTPDVCRLSTRDGRSASVLLDFGKELCGGIALSAAIRADQRALKVRIRLGESVSEAMSDVGGDAPMASATNEHSLRDFTLGVPWLGNVEAGNSGFRFVRIDLVEPDAELNLKAVRAILRYRDVPYLGSFRCDDERLNRIWETGAYTVHLNMQEYLWDGVKRDRLVWLGDMHPEVMTVQSVFGGNEVVRRSLDHVRDNTPLPGWMNWIAAYSMWWVIIHRDLYMYEGDLNYLGEQQEYMRALLRVLASQMDGDRENLQGGQRLLDWPTSQMPDVIHAGYQALMVMAMEAGAEIGGWLGDRQMQSECHGALRRLRRHVPDHLRNKQAAAMLVLAGLADPGKVCRTVIARGGAEGFSTFYGYYMLEALAEGGLYDEALQIISDYWGAMLDLGATTFWEDLNYAHAAGAARIDEPVPAGKFDIHAESGAYCYKGLRHSLCHGWASGPTPWLSRHVLGIVPLEPGCKSVAVRPHLGHLKWAEGTFPTPWGVIRVRHERGADGKVSTSVSAPDGVRVVR, from the coding sequence ATGAGACAGATAGCACTGCTTGCCCTGCTGCTGGCCTTTGCGGCGGCCGTGTACGGGCAGGAGAACATACTGGAGAAGGGGCTGGAAGGCCGGAGTGCCGCGGATGTGATTTCACGCAGGTACGTGACCCCGCTGCGGCTGGTCGCACTGCCCGGCGAGCTGACGGCGGGGGTGGAAAATCCCGAAGCGCTGCTCCGGAATTTCGACGGGCAGCTGACGACCGGGACGCCCGATGTCTGCCGCCTCTCGACCCGCGACGGGCGCTCGGCTTCCGTGCTGCTCGATTTCGGCAAGGAGTTGTGCGGCGGGATCGCGCTCTCGGCGGCGATACGCGCCGACCAGCGGGCGCTGAAGGTGCGGATCCGCCTGGGCGAATCGGTGAGCGAGGCGATGAGCGACGTCGGCGGCGACGCCCCGATGGCCAGCGCCACGAACGAGCATTCGCTGCGCGATTTTACGCTCGGCGTGCCGTGGCTGGGCAATGTCGAGGCCGGGAACTCGGGGTTCCGCTTCGTGCGGATCGACCTGGTGGAGCCCGATGCGGAGCTCAATCTGAAAGCCGTGCGGGCGATCCTCCGTTACCGCGACGTCCCTTATCTGGGGTCGTTCCGCTGCGATGATGAACGGCTGAACCGCATCTGGGAGACGGGGGCCTACACCGTCCACCTCAATATGCAGGAGTACCTCTGGGACGGGGTAAAACGCGACCGTCTGGTATGGCTCGGGGACATGCATCCCGAGGTGATGACCGTCCAGAGCGTGTTCGGCGGCAATGAGGTCGTGCGCCGGAGCCTCGACCACGTGCGCGACAATACGCCGCTGCCCGGGTGGATGAACTGGATCGCGGCCTACTCGATGTGGTGGGTCATTATCCACCGCGACCTGTATATGTACGAGGGCGATTTGAACTATCTCGGTGAACAGCAGGAATATATGCGCGCCCTGCTGCGGGTGCTGGCGTCGCAGATGGACGGCGACCGCGAGAACCTGCAGGGCGGCCAGCGCCTGCTGGACTGGCCCACGTCCCAGATGCCCGACGTGATCCATGCCGGGTATCAGGCCCTGATGGTGATGGCCATGGAGGCCGGCGCCGAAATCGGCGGCTGGCTCGGCGACAGGCAGATGCAGTCGGAGTGCCATGGGGCGCTGCGGCGGTTGCGGCGGCACGTGCCCGACCACCTGCGGAACAAGCAGGCGGCGGCGATGCTCGTGCTGGCCGGGCTGGCCGACCCCGGCAAGGTGTGCCGGACGGTGATCGCCCGGGGCGGGGCGGAAGGTTTCTCGACCTTCTACGGATATTACATGCTCGAGGCGCTGGCCGAAGGCGGCCTTTACGACGAGGCCTTGCAGATCATCTCCGATTATTGGGGTGCGATGCTCGACCTGGGGGCCACGACTTTCTGGGAAGACCTTAATTACGCGCATGCGGCCGGTGCGGCGCGTATCGACGAGCCGGTTCCGGCCGGGAAATTCGACATCCATGCCGAGTCGGGCGCCTATTGCTACAAGGGGTTGCGCCACAGCCTTTGCCACGGCTGGGCATCGGGCCCCACTCCCTGGCTTTCGCGGCACGTGCTGGGCATCGTGCCGCTCGAACCGGGCTGCAAGTCCGTGGCGGTGCGCCCCCACCTGGGACACCTGAAGTGGGCCGAGGGGACGTTCCCGACCCCGTGGGGCGTTATCCGGGTGCGCCACGAGCGCGGTGCCGACGGGAAGGTCTCGACGAGCGTGTCGGCACCCGATGGGGTGCGGGTCGTGCGCTGA
- a CDS encoding glycosyl hydrolase — protein sequence MNKLSKLILMLPLALAPLAGQAAPKGGSHAALAAGFVAPPDSVQTSVYWYWLSGNVSKEGVVKDLEAMKRAGINRAFIGNIGLGELATPYAPVKLFTDEWWEVTHAALKRASELGIEIGMFNSPGWSQAGGPWIEPGQAMRYLASVKAHVRGGGKVEVELPRPSADFQDVRVVAYPAPAVGRAALTAADTRVTAAGTTAGAQCLIDGDPATELLFDGSPEAVIDLVTDADLDLRNITVWPARRPIRAEAELQVKGADGYRTVASFGIDRSNPNIEVGFDPYAPVSVSVAKTTGREFRLIVRGAGKDTGLGEVLLSSLPRVERYAEKTFAKMFQSPLPYWEEYQWRDQPVLDAESLAVDPAEVVDITECLDGDRLVWEAPAGEWVVMRTGMRPTGIQNSPAAPEGTGLEVDKMTPAYLQHHFDAFIGEILRRIPAEDRRTFRVVVADSYEKGGQNFTDTFLTDFRERYGYDALPFLPVYDGVVVGSQDISDRFLWDMRRLAADKLAYAHIGGLREIAHKYGLTLWLENYGHWGYPGEFLQYGGQSDEVGGEFWGEGSLGDIENRAASSCAHIYGKRKVSAESYTSAGNDFGRYPAMVKPRGDRFFSEGINNTLLHVYISQPGDELPGMNAWFGTEFNRNNTWFSHIDLFTDYLKRVNYMLQQGLNVADVAYFIGEDAPKMTGVTDPALPRGYQYDYINGEVLLERATVKDGLWTLPHGTQYRILVLPKLKTMRPELLAKLQALVREGGVLLGPAPQRSPSLEGYPDADARVRRMAAELWGGVDGKAVKAARYGKGAVLDGMTMEEALAYVQCLPDCEVGADVPVLFGHRDAGDEQIYFLTNQSDARIAFPCTLRVTGSVPEAWDAVTGAIRPLPEFEDDGRRTTLPMVLEPNQSLFVVLRADGAGAAHRDGTANFPTPVRVKTLDGPWTLTFQEGRRGPAEPVVADELKDLRLSDDESVRYFSGSVRYETTFDLRGKEKSGRLYVNTGQVGVMAKVYVNGKYAGGVWTAPYRVDVTDFVRKGKNTLVIDVVNTWVNRLIGDSRLPEDQRGTWTLNNPWRPDSQLQPSGLFNPVVIERMIAR from the coding sequence ATGAACAAACTATCGAAACTGATTCTGATGCTGCCGCTGGCCCTCGCTCCGCTGGCGGGGCAGGCCGCCCCGAAGGGCGGCTCCCATGCCGCCCTGGCCGCGGGGTTCGTGGCGCCGCCCGACTCTGTCCAGACCTCGGTTTACTGGTACTGGCTTTCGGGCAATGTCTCGAAGGAGGGCGTGGTGAAAGACCTCGAAGCGATGAAACGGGCGGGGATCAACCGTGCCTTCATCGGCAATATCGGCCTCGGGGAGCTGGCGACGCCCTATGCCCCCGTGAAACTCTTTACGGACGAATGGTGGGAAGTGACCCATGCGGCGCTCAAACGCGCCTCGGAGCTGGGTATCGAGATCGGCATGTTCAACAGCCCCGGCTGGAGCCAGGCCGGAGGGCCGTGGATCGAACCCGGGCAGGCCATGCGTTACCTGGCTTCGGTCAAGGCGCATGTCCGGGGCGGCGGGAAGGTCGAGGTGGAGCTGCCGCGCCCGTCGGCCGATTTCCAGGACGTGCGGGTGGTCGCCTATCCCGCTCCCGCCGTGGGGCGTGCGGCGCTGACGGCGGCTGACACCCGTGTGACGGCTGCCGGCACGACTGCCGGGGCGCAATGCCTCATAGACGGCGACCCGGCGACGGAGCTCCTCTTCGACGGCAGCCCCGAAGCCGTCATCGACTTGGTGACGGACGCCGACCTGGATCTGCGCAACATCACGGTGTGGCCCGCCCGCCGTCCGATACGTGCTGAGGCCGAATTGCAGGTGAAGGGGGCGGACGGCTACCGGACGGTCGCATCGTTCGGGATCGACCGCTCGAACCCCAATATCGAGGTCGGTTTCGACCCTTACGCCCCGGTTTCGGTCAGCGTGGCGAAGACCACGGGGCGCGAGTTCCGGCTCATAGTCCGCGGCGCGGGGAAGGATACGGGTTTGGGGGAGGTGCTTCTCTCGTCGCTGCCCCGTGTGGAGCGTTATGCGGAGAAGACCTTTGCCAAGATGTTCCAGTCGCCGCTGCCCTACTGGGAGGAGTACCAGTGGCGCGATCAGCCCGTGCTGGACGCGGAGTCGCTGGCGGTCGACCCCGCGGAGGTGGTCGACATAACGGAATGTCTCGACGGCGACCGCCTGGTGTGGGAAGCCCCTGCCGGGGAGTGGGTCGTCATGCGTACCGGGATGCGCCCGACCGGCATCCAGAATTCGCCCGCGGCGCCCGAAGGCACCGGGCTCGAAGTGGACAAGATGACCCCGGCCTACCTGCAGCACCATTTCGACGCCTTTATCGGTGAGATACTCCGCCGCATCCCGGCCGAAGACCGCAGGACGTTCCGCGTGGTGGTGGCCGACAGCTACGAGAAGGGCGGGCAGAACTTTACGGATACCTTCCTGACCGACTTCAGGGAGCGTTACGGCTACGACGCCCTGCCGTTCCTGCCCGTTTACGACGGCGTGGTGGTCGGCAGCCAGGATATCTCCGACCGGTTTCTGTGGGACATGCGGCGCCTGGCGGCCGACAAGCTGGCCTATGCGCATATCGGGGGGCTGCGCGAAATCGCGCACAAATACGGGCTGACGTTGTGGCTGGAGAACTACGGCCACTGGGGTTACCCCGGCGAGTTCCTGCAGTACGGCGGCCAGTCGGACGAGGTCGGGGGCGAATTCTGGGGCGAAGGGTCGCTGGGCGACATCGAGAACCGTGCCGCCTCGTCGTGCGCCCACATCTACGGCAAGCGGAAAGTGTCGGCCGAGTCGTACACCTCGGCCGGGAACGATTTCGGGCGTTATCCGGCGATGGTGAAGCCGCGCGGCGACAGGTTCTTCTCCGAGGGGATCAACAACACGTTGCTGCACGTCTACATTTCGCAGCCGGGCGACGAACTGCCCGGCATGAATGCCTGGTTCGGAACGGAATTCAACCGCAACAACACGTGGTTCTCGCATATCGACCTCTTCACGGATTACCTCAAGCGTGTCAATTACATGTTGCAGCAGGGGCTCAACGTCGCCGACGTGGCCTATTTCATCGGCGAGGACGCTCCGAAAATGACGGGCGTCACCGACCCGGCGCTGCCCCGAGGGTACCAGTACGATTATATCAACGGCGAGGTGCTGCTGGAACGCGCCACCGTGAAGGACGGCCTGTGGACGCTTCCGCACGGGACGCAATATCGGATACTGGTGTTGCCGAAGCTCAAGACGATGCGCCCCGAACTGCTTGCGAAGCTGCAGGCGCTCGTCCGTGAGGGCGGCGTGCTGCTGGGGCCTGCGCCGCAGCGTTCGCCGAGCCTCGAAGGCTATCCCGATGCCGACGCCCGGGTGCGCCGCATGGCTGCGGAGCTCTGGGGCGGGGTCGACGGCAAGGCCGTGAAGGCCGCCCGCTACGGCAAGGGCGCCGTGCTGGACGGCATGACCATGGAGGAGGCGCTGGCCTATGTGCAGTGCCTGCCCGACTGCGAGGTCGGGGCCGATGTCCCCGTGCTCTTCGGGCACCGCGATGCGGGCGACGAGCAGATTTACTTCCTGACCAACCAGTCGGACGCGCGCATCGCTTTCCCCTGCACGCTGCGTGTGACCGGCTCTGTGCCCGAGGCATGGGATGCCGTGACGGGGGCGATCCGTCCGCTGCCGGAGTTCGAGGATGACGGTCGCAGGACGACGCTGCCGATGGTGTTGGAGCCCAACCAAAGCCTGTTCGTCGTACTGCGCGCGGATGGGGCGGGCGCTGCGCACAGGGACGGGACGGCGAATTTCCCGACCCCGGTGCGGGTCAAGACGCTGGACGGGCCGTGGACACTGACCTTCCAGGAGGGGCGCCGGGGCCCGGCGGAGCCTGTCGTGGCGGACGAACTGAAAGACCTGCGGCTCTCCGACGACGAGTCGGTGCGCTATTTCTCGGGCAGTGTCCGCTATGAGACGACGTTCGACCTCAGGGGGAAGGAGAAATCCGGCCGGCTGTACGTGAACACGGGCCAGGTCGGCGTGATGGCCAAGGTCTATGTCAACGGCAAGTACGCCGGGGGCGTGTGGACGGCGCCGTACAGGGTCGACGTCACGGACTTCGTGCGCAAAGGGAAGAATACCCTCGTCATCGACGTGGTCAATACGTGGGTGAACCGCCTGATCGGCGACAGCAGGCTCCCCGAGGATCAGCGCGGGACATGGACGCTGAACAATCCGTGGCGTCCCGATTCGCAGTTACAGCCTTCGGGGCTGTTCAACCCGGTGGTAATCGAACGGATGATTGCACGATGA
- a CDS encoding alpha-L-rhamnosidase, whose amino-acid sequence MKKILLTLCFAAAAIGAQAAAPCTPVGLRCEHLEAPLGIDAPAPRLGWRLDDNRSGALQRAYRVVVGRDSAAVAAGRGDVWDSGRTDSDGMLVRYAGPQLDPFTRYYWAVTVWDKDYARSSSGVAAFETGMMGAGNWQGCWISDHHDINHKPAPYFRKEFSVGKRVKSARAYVAAAGLYELHINGRKVGDHRLDPMYTRFDRRNLYVTYDVTRQLQDGANAVGILLGNGWYNHQSGAVWNFERAPWRNRPAFCFDLRIEYADGTHEVVKSDLDWRTSGGPLVFNSIYTSEHYDARLEQPGWSAPGFDDSAWGGVMYRGAPSQRVTAQQTVPIRNVTQYRPRSVRKLDERSYLYDFGQNMAGVTKLRLRGEAGTQLRLIHAERLREDGHADLSNIDVYFRPTDKDDLFQTDVVTLSGRDDEFMPRFNYKGFRYVEVVADRPVELSAENLTAYAMHSDVTPVGHIETSNDLVDKLWDATNKAYLSNLMGYPTDCPQREKNGWTGDGHLAIETALYNYDGITVYEKWLADHRDEQQPNGVLPDIIPTGGWGYGTANGLDWTSTIAIIPWNLYLFYGDTKPLEDCYENIKRYVDYVDRRSPGHLSSWGRGDWVPVRSQSSLELTSSVYFYVDATILARAAALFGREADRKHYEALAGEIRGAINDKYLDRATGIYASGTQTELSVPLMWGVVPEEMVAKVAGNLARKVAEAGFHLDVGVLGAKAILNALSENGHAETAYKVAVQDTYPSWGWWIVNGATTLLENWNLEATRDISDNHMMFGEIGGWFFKGLGGIKPDPEAPGFKHILLRPNFVGPEEFEASHDAPCGRIVSAWTRRGNTVTYRVRIPANSTATLYLPANVDGGKVHQLGAGSHTLTLRVAK is encoded by the coding sequence ATGAAAAAGATACTCTTAACGCTTTGTTTTGCGGCTGCTGCGATCGGTGCGCAGGCCGCGGCACCGTGTACGCCCGTGGGGCTGCGGTGCGAACATCTGGAGGCGCCGCTGGGCATCGACGCCCCGGCGCCGCGACTGGGCTGGCGTCTGGACGACAACCGTTCCGGGGCACTCCAGCGGGCTTACAGGGTCGTCGTGGGGCGGGATTCCGCCGCCGTGGCCGCCGGACGCGGCGACGTGTGGGATTCGGGGCGCACGGATTCGGACGGGATGCTCGTCCGTTACGCCGGGCCGCAGCTCGATCCCTTCACCCGTTATTACTGGGCCGTGACGGTCTGGGACAAGGACTACGCGCGCTCCTCGTCCGGGGTCGCGGCGTTCGAGACCGGCATGATGGGGGCCGGGAACTGGCAGGGATGCTGGATCAGCGACCACCACGACATAAACCATAAGCCCGCGCCCTATTTCCGCAAGGAGTTCTCCGTGGGCAAACGCGTGAAATCGGCCCGCGCCTATGTCGCGGCGGCCGGGTTGTACGAACTCCATATCAACGGGCGGAAGGTCGGCGACCACCGCCTCGACCCGATGTATACGCGCTTCGACCGCCGGAACCTCTACGTCACCTACGACGTGACGCGGCAGTTGCAGGACGGGGCCAATGCCGTGGGCATCCTGTTGGGCAACGGCTGGTACAACCACCAGTCGGGCGCCGTGTGGAACTTCGAGCGGGCGCCGTGGCGCAACCGCCCGGCGTTCTGCTTCGACCTGCGTATCGAGTATGCGGACGGGACGCACGAGGTCGTGAAGTCCGACCTCGACTGGCGCACCTCGGGCGGGCCGCTGGTGTTCAACAGCATCTATACTTCGGAGCATTACGACGCGCGGCTCGAGCAGCCGGGTTGGAGCGCTCCCGGGTTCGACGACTCGGCCTGGGGTGGGGTGATGTACCGCGGCGCGCCGTCGCAGAGGGTCACGGCACAGCAGACGGTGCCGATCCGCAACGTCACCCAATACAGGCCGCGCAGCGTGCGCAAGCTCGACGAACGGAGCTACCTCTACGATTTCGGCCAGAACATGGCCGGTGTGACGAAGCTCCGCCTGAGGGGTGAAGCCGGGACGCAGCTGCGGCTCATCCATGCCGAACGCCTGCGCGAAGACGGCCATGCCGACCTGTCGAACATCGACGTCTATTTCCGTCCGACGGACAAGGACGACCTGTTCCAGACCGACGTGGTGACCCTGAGCGGCCGCGACGACGAGTTCATGCCCCGGTTCAACTACAAGGGCTTCCGCTATGTCGAGGTGGTTGCCGACCGGCCGGTAGAGCTGTCTGCGGAGAACCTGACGGCCTATGCCATGCACAGCGACGTGACTCCCGTGGGGCATATCGAGACGTCGAACGACCTGGTGGACAAACTTTGGGACGCCACCAACAAGGCCTACCTCTCGAACCTGATGGGTTACCCGACCGACTGCCCTCAGCGCGAGAAGAACGGCTGGACGGGCGACGGTCACCTCGCTATCGAAACGGCGCTGTACAACTACGACGGCATTACGGTCTACGAGAAGTGGCTCGCCGACCACCGCGACGAACAGCAGCCCAACGGTGTGCTGCCCGACATCATCCCCACCGGCGGCTGGGGCTACGGCACGGCCAACGGGCTGGACTGGACGAGTACCATCGCCATCATCCCGTGGAACCTCTACCTCTTCTACGGGGACACGAAGCCGCTGGAGGATTGCTACGAGAATATCAAACGCTATGTCGATTACGTCGACCGCCGCAGCCCGGGGCACCTCTCCTCGTGGGGACGCGGCGACTGGGTGCCCGTCCGCTCGCAGTCGTCGCTGGAGCTGACCTCGTCGGTCTATTTCTACGTCGATGCCACGATCCTCGCCCGTGCCGCCGCCCTGTTCGGCCGGGAGGCCGACCGGAAGCACTACGAGGCACTGGCCGGCGAAATCCGCGGGGCCATCAACGACAAATACCTCGACCGTGCGACGGGCATCTATGCCAGCGGCACGCAGACCGAGCTGAGCGTTCCGCTGATGTGGGGCGTCGTGCCCGAGGAGATGGTCGCCAAGGTCGCCGGCAACCTCGCCCGCAAGGTCGCCGAAGCCGGGTTCCACCTCGACGTCGGGGTGCTGGGCGCCAAGGCCATCCTCAATGCGCTGAGCGAGAACGGCCATGCCGAAACGGCCTACAAGGTCGCGGTGCAGGACACCTATCCTTCGTGGGGATGGTGGATCGTGAACGGCGCCACCACGCTGCTCGAAAACTGGAACCTCGAAGCCACGCGCGACATCTCGGACAACCACATGATGTTCGGCGAGATCGGCGGGTGGTTCTTCAAGGGGCTGGGCGGCATCAAGCCCGACCCCGAAGCGCCGGGCTTCAAACACATCCTGCTGCGCCCGAATTTCGTCGGCCCCGAGGAATTCGAGGCTTCGCACGACGCCCCCTGCGGGCGGATCGTGTCGGCATGGACGCGCCGGGGCAATACGGTGACCTACCGCGTCCGAATCCCGGCCAACAGTACCGCAACGCTCTACCTGCCGGCCAACGTGGACGGCGGGAAGGTGCATCAGCTGGGTGCCGGAAGCCATACGCTGACGCTCAGGGTGGCCAAATGA